A region of Reichenbachiella carrageenanivorans DNA encodes the following proteins:
- the ffh gene encoding signal recognition particle protein, translating to MFDNLSVKLDKAFKNLKGQGRITEINVATTVKEIRRALIDADVNFKVAKDLTDTIKEKALGQDVLIAVSPGQLLTKIVSEELTNLMGGKSEDINLKGDPNVILISGLQGSGKTTFSGKLARHLKAQNRNVLLVACDIYRPAAIDQLKVLGEQIEVDVYAEPENKDALKIAKNALKYAKENNKKTIIVDTAGRLAVDEQMMNEIERLKKELNPAETLFVVDSMTGQDAVNTAKTFNDRLNFDGVVLTKLDGDTRGGAALTIRKVVDKPIKFISAGEKMDALDIFHPDRMANRILGMGDVVSLVEKAQNTFDEEEAKRIQKKIRKNQFGFDDFLSQLEQIKKMGNLKDLMGMIPGVGKAIKDIDIDDDSLKPIEAIIKSMTLKEREEPELLNGSRKQRIANGSGTSIQEVNQLLKQFEQMRKMMKTMNKMGGAKRALSGMNMFK from the coding sequence ATGTTTGATAATCTTAGTGTAAAGCTCGATAAAGCCTTTAAAAACCTAAAGGGACAGGGAAGAATTACTGAAATCAACGTGGCTACGACCGTGAAAGAAATCCGACGGGCGCTGATCGATGCCGATGTGAACTTCAAAGTAGCCAAAGATCTCACCGATACCATCAAAGAGAAAGCACTTGGACAAGACGTATTAATAGCCGTATCTCCGGGTCAGCTCCTCACCAAAATCGTATCTGAGGAACTCACCAACCTGATGGGCGGCAAAAGCGAAGACATCAACCTGAAAGGAGATCCAAATGTAATTTTAATCTCTGGTCTACAAGGATCTGGTAAGACCACTTTCTCTGGCAAACTAGCCAGACACCTCAAAGCACAAAACAGAAACGTACTTCTGGTAGCTTGCGACATCTACCGCCCCGCTGCAATCGACCAGCTAAAAGTACTGGGCGAGCAAATCGAAGTGGATGTATACGCCGAACCTGAAAACAAGGACGCATTAAAAATTGCTAAAAACGCGCTTAAGTACGCGAAAGAAAACAACAAAAAAACCATCATCGTGGATACCGCTGGCCGACTGGCTGTGGACGAACAGATGATGAATGAAATCGAACGTCTCAAAAAAGAACTCAATCCTGCAGAAACTCTATTTGTAGTGGATTCGATGACTGGTCAGGATGCAGTAAATACAGCCAAGACCTTCAACGACAGACTAAATTTTGACGGCGTAGTCCTCACCAAACTTGATGGTGATACGCGTGGTGGTGCCGCCCTAACTATCCGCAAGGTGGTAGACAAACCCATCAAATTCATCAGTGCTGGCGAAAAGATGGATGCGCTGGACATCTTCCACCCTGACCGTATGGCCAATAGAATCCTAGGTATGGGTGATGTGGTCTCTTTGGTTGAAAAAGCACAAAATACCTTTGACGAAGAAGAAGCCAAAAGAATTCAAAAGAAAATCCGAAAAAACCAATTCGGGTTTGATGATTTCCTCTCTCAACTAGAGCAAATCAAAAAAATGGGAAACCTCAAAGACTTGATGGGTATGATCCCTGGCGTGGGCAAAGCCATCAAAGACATCGACATAGACGACGATTCGTTGAAACCAATTGAAGCCATTATCAAATCTATGACACTCAAGGAAAGAGAAGAGCCGGAATTGCTCAACGGCAGTAGAAAGCAGCGAATTGCCAACGGAAGTGGCACTTCTATCCAAGAGGTAAACCAACTACTCAAGCAATTCGAACAGATGCGTAAGATGATGAAAACCATGAATAAGATGGGAGGAGCCAAACGTGCACTCTCTGGAATGAATATGTTTAAATAA
- a CDS encoding acyl-CoA thioesterase has product MFEAQTKTRVRYAETDQMGYVYYGNYATYYEIGRVETLRQLGFSYNEMEKNGVMMPVVNLQTNYLLPGRYDELLTIKVRIPASPKAKIIFEYEIFNEADQLINKGETTLVFINMKTNKPCRAPEQLMKFLKPYFA; this is encoded by the coding sequence ATGTTTGAAGCTCAAACTAAGACTAGGGTAAGGTATGCGGAAACAGATCAAATGGGCTATGTGTATTATGGAAACTACGCCACGTACTATGAGATCGGCCGTGTGGAGACGCTTCGTCAACTTGGGTTTTCGTACAACGAAATGGAAAAAAACGGTGTGATGATGCCCGTCGTCAACCTACAGACCAACTACCTGCTACCTGGCCGATACGATGAGCTCCTCACCATAAAAGTGAGAATCCCTGCCTCCCCCAAGGCAAAAATCATCTTCGAATATGAGATCTTTAACGAAGCCGATCAACTAATCAATAAAGGAGAAACCACCTTGGTATTCATCAATATGAAAACCAACAAACCCTGCCGAGCACCAGAACAGTTAATGAAATTTTTGAAGCCTTATTTCGCATGA
- a CDS encoding TIGR00645 family protein, giving the protein MKSFFDRFENFFEGFIFWSRWVQAPMYGGLIIGAFLYMVKFFQELAHMYHQVIGGDIESKVMLTLLSLVDISMVMNLVIMVTIGGYSIFTSKIDVDMHDDKPLWLEGLDAGMLKIKLATSLASISGVQLLKTFVNYREAAEKAGSEGIIIEIVIHMVFIFSALLLGYTEKIIHSYPHGLTGHGHEEEHEEDEHKEHKEEV; this is encoded by the coding sequence ATGAAAAGCTTTTTTGATAGATTTGAAAATTTCTTTGAGGGATTTATTTTTTGGAGTAGATGGGTGCAAGCCCCAATGTATGGTGGATTGATCATCGGTGCATTTTTGTATATGGTCAAGTTCTTCCAAGAGTTGGCACATATGTATCATCAAGTGATCGGTGGAGATATCGAATCCAAAGTCATGCTGACCTTACTCAGCTTAGTGGACATTTCCATGGTAATGAACCTAGTGATAATGGTTACAATTGGTGGCTACTCTATTTTTACTAGTAAGATCGATGTAGACATGCACGATGATAAGCCCCTATGGCTAGAAGGGCTGGATGCAGGTATGTTGAAGATTAAGTTGGCAACATCTTTGGCCTCTATCTCTGGGGTACAGCTTTTGAAAACATTTGTAAACTATAGAGAAGCTGCTGAGAAAGCAGGATCTGAAGGTATTATTATCGAGATTGTAATTCATATGGTTTTCATCTTCTCTGCGCTATTGTTGGGTTATACGGAGAAAATCATTCACTCTTATCCACATGGATTGACAGGGCATGGCCATGAAGAGGAGCACGAAGAGGATGAACATAAAGAACATAAAGAGGAAGTTTAA
- a CDS encoding NUDIX domain-containing protein: MKNPWKKISDKEIYDNPWIKVEEHQIINPSGNEGIYGKVHFKNKALGIVPLDDELNTWLVGQYRYTLDEYTWEIPMGGGLIDVDVLESAKRELKEETGLVAASWQNILRIHTSNSVTDEEGFVFVAKDLTQGETAFDDTEDLKIRKLKLSEAVRLVMSNEITDSLSIAGLLKTKLLLDEGKL, translated from the coding sequence ATGAAAAACCCGTGGAAAAAAATATCAGACAAAGAAATCTATGATAACCCATGGATCAAAGTCGAGGAGCATCAAATCATCAACCCATCTGGCAATGAAGGTATTTATGGAAAGGTGCACTTCAAAAATAAGGCATTAGGTATTGTTCCGTTAGACGACGAGCTCAATACTTGGCTCGTAGGCCAATACCGATATACGCTAGATGAATATACTTGGGAGATTCCTATGGGAGGTGGGCTTATAGATGTCGATGTTTTGGAGTCGGCCAAGCGAGAATTGAAGGAAGAGACAGGTTTGGTCGCAGCCTCTTGGCAAAACATACTCCGTATACATACTTCCAATTCTGTGACAGACGAAGAAGGGTTTGTTTTTGTAGCCAAAGACCTCACACAAGGTGAAACAGCATTTGACGATACAGAAGATTTGAAAATAAGGAAACTCAAATTGAGCGAAGCCGTTAGGCTGGTGATGAGTAATGAAATAACGGATAGTTTAAGTATTGCAGGATTACTAAAGACTAAGCTTTTGCTGGACGAAGGCAAGCTCTGA
- a CDS encoding class I SAM-dependent methyltransferase — MKDVHGEAIFDFYKGDHDVVLTTYNSYGDPEEMPVEVFFRDHQDFTELENLAITCCEGKILDVGAGAGAHALFMQAFEMDATALENSPGCIETLRHSGMEKIVEEDFFAHTSQYDTLLFLMNGLGLAGKLDNLPYFFKHCGQLLNPGGQIIIDSSDISYLYEDDLPKPDHYFGEIRYQYEYKGKKGDWFDWLYVDQAHLIKETKALGLQTEILMTDEFDQYLAKITGF, encoded by the coding sequence GTGAAAGACGTACACGGAGAAGCCATATTTGATTTTTACAAGGGCGACCACGATGTCGTCCTCACCACTTACAACTCTTACGGAGACCCTGAAGAAATGCCTGTAGAGGTTTTTTTTAGGGATCATCAAGACTTTACAGAATTAGAAAATCTAGCCATCACTTGCTGCGAAGGCAAAATCCTCGATGTGGGTGCTGGCGCTGGTGCTCATGCGCTATTCATGCAGGCCTTCGAAATGGATGCCACTGCACTGGAAAACTCCCCTGGCTGCATAGAAACACTTCGACACTCGGGTATGGAGAAAATCGTAGAAGAAGATTTTTTTGCTCATACAAGCCAATACGACACCCTCCTATTTTTAATGAATGGATTGGGGCTAGCGGGTAAGCTCGACAACCTCCCCTACTTTTTTAAACATTGCGGACAACTTCTCAACCCTGGAGGACAAATCATTATAGATTCGTCTGACATCTCATATTTATATGAAGATGATTTGCCCAAACCGGACCATTATTTTGGAGAAATCAGATACCAATATGAATACAAAGGGAAAAAAGGGGATTGGTTTGATTGGCTCTATGTAGATCAAGCTCACTTAATCAAAGAAACAAAAGCTTTAGGGCTACAGACAGAAATCCTGATGACAGATGAGTTTGACCAGTACTTAGCCAAAATCACTGGTTTTTAA
- a CDS encoding RDD family protein: protein MQMLFNSTYDVYWQLSADKQIIMNRPSQVSYATFAQRLLAFNIDLTIFLVLLVPMVLFIADDRVFWCVFLVTGCLYHAGFESSSWQGTVGKRMGKLQVVDRHGNQLSFSQAFLRILLKNVSLLLFFCGFFMIYFRSDRRGLHDLLMKTCVVYRG, encoded by the coding sequence ATGCAGATGCTATTCAATAGCACTTATGATGTGTATTGGCAATTGTCCGCAGACAAACAAATAATTATGAACCGCCCTTCTCAAGTGTCTTATGCTACCTTCGCTCAGCGATTATTGGCTTTCAATATTGACCTTACCATTTTTTTAGTGCTACTGGTGCCCATGGTCTTATTTATAGCGGATGATCGGGTGTTTTGGTGTGTTTTTTTGGTGACAGGGTGCTTGTATCATGCGGGGTTTGAAAGTTCTTCTTGGCAAGGGACAGTAGGAAAGAGAATGGGAAAGTTGCAAGTGGTCGATCGCCATGGCAATCAATTAAGTTTTTCTCAAGCGTTTTTAAGAATTCTTTTAAAAAACGTATCATTACTGCTCTTTTTTTGCGGTTTTTTCATGATCTACTTTCGGTCGGATCGAAGAGGCTTGCATGATCTGTTGATGAAAACATGCGTGGTTTATAGGGGCTAA
- a CDS encoding transglutaminase-like domain-containing protein: protein MEKINEKELSALISLLEDDDHEILNHVEQKLVSLGTEVIPFLEKEWMNNSLIPRVREKIEDIIHNLQYDLLSEKLVAWKEAGAEDLLEGMMLVANYQYPDLNLKFLTRKFEQYYHNAWREFSEELSPMEQIKVLNDVFFNKMKFRPNAKNFHSPANGMINVVLESKRGNPLSLCVVYMLLAQRLKMPIYGVNLPNLFILTYKTKETQFYINVFNNGIIFTTEDINNYIDQLKLAKNEIYYQPCSHVDIVARALRNLISSFEKLGEYKKADDIKMLLQSVDEMTY from the coding sequence TTGGAAAAAATAAACGAAAAAGAACTGAGCGCATTGATCTCACTCCTAGAGGACGATGATCATGAGATTCTGAATCACGTAGAGCAAAAATTGGTCTCGCTGGGTACAGAAGTGATCCCATTTTTGGAAAAGGAATGGATGAACAACAGCTTGATTCCTCGTGTACGAGAAAAGATCGAAGACATCATTCATAACCTTCAATATGACCTGCTAAGTGAGAAATTGGTAGCCTGGAAAGAGGCGGGTGCAGAGGATCTTCTTGAGGGTATGATGCTGGTTGCCAATTATCAATACCCTGATCTCAATCTCAAATTCTTAACTAGAAAATTTGAGCAATATTACCATAATGCTTGGCGCGAATTTTCAGAAGAGCTGTCTCCCATGGAGCAAATCAAAGTGCTCAACGATGTCTTTTTTAATAAGATGAAATTCAGGCCCAATGCCAAGAATTTTCATTCGCCAGCCAACGGCATGATCAATGTGGTGTTAGAGTCTAAGCGTGGCAATCCGCTCAGTTTGTGTGTGGTCTATATGCTATTGGCACAGCGACTAAAGATGCCGATATATGGGGTGAATTTGCCTAATTTGTTCATTCTGACCTATAAGACCAAGGAGACGCAGTTTTATATTAATGTCTTTAATAACGGCATCATATTCACCACTGAGGATATCAACAATTATATAGATCAACTTAAGTTGGCTAAAAATGAGATCTATTACCAGCCTTGTAGCCATGTAGATATTGTGGCGCGTGCACTGCGCAATTTGATTTCCTCATTCGAGAAACTGGGAGAGTATAAAAAGGCTGACGACATCAAAATGCTTCTTCAGTCGGTAGACGAAATGACCTATTGA
- a CDS encoding acyl-CoA carboxylase subunit beta, which produces MNLEFNKNEDAYKQLIAQLQHKTKKVKLGGGEKKIEAQHVKGKLTARERIDYLIDNPKDFVEIGAFVGEGMYAEQGGCPSGGVVVGIAHVQGRQCVVVANDATVKAGAWFPITAKKNLRAQEIAMENRLPIIYLVDSAGVFLPMQNEIFPDKEHFGRQFRNNAMMSSMGIVQVAAIMGSCVAGGAYLPIMSDEAMIVDKTGTIFLAGSYLVKAAIGETIDNETLGGAATHCEISGVTDNKYDTDQDCLDAIKRIFDKIGDYNKAGFNREQPKKPKLDEKEIYGLLPVDRVKPYEMREIIKRMTDDSEFDEYKSDYGQSIVCGYARVEGWAVGIVANQRTVVKNKKGEMQMGGVIYSDSADKAARFIMNCNQRKIPLVFLHDVSGFMVGSKAEHGGIIKDGAKMVNAMANSVVPKFTFILGNSYGAGNYAMCGKAYDPRLIYAWPTSQLAVMSGASASKTLLQIKVSSMKAQGLEVSEEEQKKFLAEITDKYNEELSPYYAASRLWVDGVIDPLETRKIISVGIEAADHAPIERPFNVGVIQT; this is translated from the coding sequence ATGAACCTAGAATTCAACAAAAACGAAGATGCTTATAAGCAGCTGATTGCCCAACTTCAGCACAAGACAAAAAAGGTAAAACTCGGAGGAGGAGAAAAGAAAATAGAGGCTCAGCATGTCAAAGGTAAACTGACGGCCAGAGAGCGGATTGATTACTTGATCGACAACCCCAAAGACTTTGTAGAGATAGGTGCTTTTGTAGGAGAGGGCATGTATGCTGAGCAGGGCGGCTGCCCTTCTGGTGGTGTAGTTGTGGGGATTGCTCATGTACAGGGTCGCCAGTGCGTTGTCGTAGCCAACGACGCTACTGTAAAGGCTGGAGCTTGGTTTCCCATTACGGCTAAGAAAAACCTAAGAGCTCAGGAAATTGCAATGGAAAATCGCTTACCCATTATTTATTTGGTAGATAGTGCGGGTGTGTTTTTGCCCATGCAAAATGAGATTTTCCCTGACAAGGAACACTTTGGCCGCCAGTTTAGAAACAATGCCATGATGTCTTCTATGGGCATCGTGCAAGTAGCCGCTATCATGGGTAGTTGTGTGGCGGGAGGTGCTTATTTGCCGATCATGTCTGACGAGGCCATGATTGTAGACAAAACAGGGACGATCTTCTTGGCGGGTAGTTATTTGGTGAAAGCCGCCATTGGGGAAACGATCGATAACGAAACTTTGGGAGGTGCTGCCACGCATTGTGAAATTTCTGGAGTGACGGATAACAAATATGATACGGATCAGGATTGCTTAGACGCTATCAAGCGGATTTTTGATAAAATAGGGGATTATAACAAGGCAGGTTTTAATCGAGAGCAACCAAAGAAGCCTAAACTAGATGAAAAGGAAATCTATGGATTACTGCCTGTAGATAGGGTAAAACCTTACGAAATGCGTGAAATTATCAAGCGCATGACAGATGATTCTGAGTTTGATGAGTACAAATCGGACTATGGCCAATCCATCGTGTGTGGGTATGCTCGAGTAGAGGGTTGGGCTGTGGGTATTGTGGCCAATCAGCGTACGGTGGTCAAAAACAAAAAAGGTGAGATGCAAATGGGTGGAGTCATCTATTCTGATTCGGCAGACAAGGCGGCTCGTTTTATTATGAATTGTAACCAACGTAAAATTCCGTTGGTTTTTCTGCACGATGTGAGTGGGTTTATGGTAGGGAGCAAAGCCGAACATGGTGGAATCATAAAAGATGGTGCCAAGATGGTCAATGCCATGGCCAATTCGGTCGTCCCTAAGTTTACCTTTATCTTGGGCAATTCCTATGGTGCGGGCAACTACGCCATGTGTGGCAAGGCCTACGACCCGAGGTTGATTTACGCATGGCCTACATCGCAGCTGGCAGTGATGAGTGGCGCATCGGCTTCCAAGACTTTGCTGCAAATCAAAGTGTCGTCGATGAAGGCGCAAGGCCTTGAGGTGTCGGAAGAAGAACAAAAGAAGTTTTTGGCAGAGATCACTGATAAGTACAACGAAGAATTGAGCCCTTACTATGCTGCTTCGCGACTGTGGGTGGATGGTGTAATAGACCCGCTAGAGACGAGAAAGATCATTTCGGTAGGGATCGAGGCTGCGGATCATGCCCCTATCGAGCGTCCGTTTAACGTGGGAGTGATTCAGACTTGA
- a CDS encoding SRPBCC family protein, which yields MKILKKVLLVLVILIALIAVIGLMLPREARVERTTTINASPASIYEEVNNLERANSWSPWFQIDPEGTVYTFTGPSSGVGNKMEWNSDHPDVKQGSQEIIEAIPNQKTRSVMYFSEGGDEPAYAEIILQEEANGTLVTWTFEADMGGNPINRIFGMMMDTFIGPYYEKGLASLKTRAESKPVFSIEIIKMDTEPINYLAIRETFDATKPEDIGPRMEEIYTQLIGFINKNGVMGMGQPMSVYLNYNETGYEADIAIPVADASGVTDETILIGQTTGGKAVRGVHMGDYHKLDDTHKQLQAYIQFNNLEANGEGYEVYVTDPTLADTAQWRTDVYYPIK from the coding sequence ATGAAAATACTAAAAAAGGTTCTTTTGGTGCTGGTCATACTGATCGCGCTAATTGCAGTAATTGGCCTCATGCTACCCAGAGAGGCTCGAGTAGAACGTACTACTACTATCAACGCTAGTCCAGCTTCTATCTATGAAGAGGTAAACAACCTCGAACGTGCCAATAGTTGGTCTCCTTGGTTTCAAATTGACCCTGAAGGCACGGTTTACACTTTTACTGGCCCTTCCTCTGGGGTAGGCAACAAGATGGAATGGAACAGCGATCACCCAGACGTCAAACAAGGCTCACAAGAAATCATTGAGGCAATTCCAAATCAAAAAACTCGCAGCGTCATGTACTTTTCGGAAGGTGGGGATGAACCAGCCTATGCTGAAATTATCCTCCAAGAAGAAGCAAATGGCACGCTGGTCACATGGACTTTCGAAGCCGACATGGGCGGCAACCCTATCAATCGGATCTTTGGAATGATGATGGACACCTTCATAGGCCCTTACTACGAAAAAGGATTGGCCAGCCTTAAGACGAGAGCAGAGTCTAAGCCTGTCTTTTCTATAGAAATCATTAAAATGGACACAGAGCCCATCAACTATCTAGCAATCCGAGAAACCTTCGATGCGACCAAACCTGAAGATATAGGTCCTAGAATGGAAGAAATCTACACCCAACTCATAGGATTCATCAATAAAAATGGCGTGATGGGTATGGGACAACCCATGTCTGTTTATCTAAACTATAACGAAACAGGCTACGAAGCAGATATTGCCATTCCGGTAGCAGATGCCAGCGGCGTAACAGACGAAACAATCTTGATAGGCCAAACGACTGGAGGTAAAGCCGTAAGAGGTGTACACATGGGAGACTATCACAAACTGGACGATACCCATAAGCAACTACAAGCCTATATACAATTCAACAATCTGGAAGCCAATGGCGAAGGATATGAGGTGTATGTGACTGACCCTACACTGGCAGATACTGCCCAATGGAGAACGGACGTATATTATCCAATCAAATAA
- a CDS encoding YihY/virulence factor BrkB family protein: MKRKNLHKHLLYYQWYLSLLRKLKLTKLNKRQTTLYNTLDLFLENTGKHGLITKANGVAFSFTLAIFPSIIFIFTLIPYIHSIIPHIGTESIMNFLASVMPEAMYEAATGTIHDIVSNKRQGLLSFGAMLALILATNGMHGLMSTFNSIYKTNEKRGFFRTRLIATGLTLVLSSVLFFSIILMVIGKIVLNFLSTEGFITQDYIIYLLTILKYFVIVIAFFIAISTIYYFAPAIHDRWRFFSAGAVFSAIACVATSYAFSFYINNFSNYNKLYGSLGMLIALMVWLYLLSLILLVGFEYNASVDRAVVSDKIENTTSIFD; encoded by the coding sequence ATGAAAAGAAAGAATCTTCATAAGCACCTGCTCTACTATCAATGGTACTTGAGTCTTCTGAGAAAACTAAAACTGACAAAGCTCAACAAGCGACAAACCACGCTTTATAATACGCTTGATCTATTTTTAGAAAACACAGGAAAACACGGACTTATCACCAAAGCCAATGGTGTAGCTTTCAGTTTTACGCTGGCGATTTTTCCATCGATCATTTTTATTTTCACCCTGATCCCGTACATCCACTCGATCATTCCGCACATTGGTACGGAAAGCATTATGAATTTTCTAGCCTCTGTGATGCCCGAAGCGATGTACGAAGCAGCCACTGGCACCATCCACGATATCGTGAGCAACAAACGCCAAGGACTGCTCTCTTTTGGCGCCATGCTGGCGCTCATACTGGCTACAAATGGAATGCATGGCCTGATGAGTACCTTCAATAGCATTTACAAAACCAATGAAAAACGAGGTTTTTTTCGTACTCGACTAATCGCTACAGGCCTTACGTTGGTTTTGTCGTCCGTCTTGTTTTTTTCCATCATCTTGATGGTGATTGGCAAGATCGTACTCAACTTCCTCTCCACTGAAGGCTTCATTACGCAGGACTATATCATTTATCTCCTGACCATCCTCAAGTACTTTGTGATCGTGATCGCCTTTTTTATTGCGATATCTACTATTTACTATTTTGCCCCTGCTATCCATGATCGGTGGCGTTTTTTCTCAGCAGGCGCTGTATTTTCTGCGATAGCCTGTGTAGCCACTTCATATGCTTTCTCTTTTTACATCAATAATTTTTCTAACTACAATAAACTATATGGATCGCTCGGTATGCTCATTGCTTTGATGGTCTGGCTGTACTTACTGTCTCTGATTTTATTGGTCGGGTTCGAATACAATGCTAGCGTAGATAGAGCAGTCGTATCAGACAAAATCGAAAACACCACATCTATTTTCGACTAA
- a CDS encoding MATE family efflux transporter, translating to MTLKEHYKTNITLAYPVMLSQMGHILVAVADSMMVGRLGAVPLASVSLANSVFSVIMLFGIGVSYGMTPLIAAADGANDKRQGAKFFKHGVYLSAILGVMLVLVGLLVGRGMGWLDQDPAVLAGALPYFYTLVFSLFPLMIFQAFRQFAEGLSMTRQAMYISVSGNLLNVIFNYGLIYGELGMPALGMVGAGWSSLISRVIMAIAMVTFVLSYKRLRRYVMLWSKIKIRGFVMRRILGIGVPSGLQYIFEIGAFSMAAVMVGWIGAEALAAHQIALNLSAITYMTATGISAAGAIRTGNQLGRKDYRTLRTAGMTCFAMAAVMMAFFGTGFIFGNTYLPTWYINDPDVIQMAGSLLIIAAFFQISDGVQAVGLGVLRGIADVKVPTLVTLFAYWLMAIPLGYLFGIYLGWGAKGIWVALLIGLTLAAVLHLARFHVLSKRYIIKNQ from the coding sequence TTGACACTAAAAGAACATTATAAAACCAATATCACACTTGCATACCCAGTGATGCTGAGCCAGATGGGGCATATCCTCGTGGCAGTGGCGGATAGTATGATGGTGGGTCGGCTGGGCGCGGTGCCGCTGGCCTCTGTGTCGCTAGCCAATAGCGTGTTTTCTGTGATTATGCTTTTTGGCATTGGTGTGTCCTATGGGATGACGCCGCTTATCGCAGCTGCCGATGGCGCCAATGACAAACGTCAGGGGGCCAAGTTCTTCAAACATGGTGTATATCTCAGCGCCATTCTTGGCGTGATGCTGGTGCTTGTAGGCTTGTTGGTTGGGCGCGGTATGGGATGGTTGGATCAAGATCCTGCGGTGCTGGCGGGTGCGTTGCCTTACTTTTATACGCTAGTATTCAGTTTGTTTCCTTTGATGATTTTTCAAGCTTTTCGCCAATTTGCAGAAGGCCTATCCATGACGCGCCAGGCCATGTATATCTCTGTGTCGGGCAATTTGCTCAATGTGATTTTCAACTATGGGTTGATTTATGGGGAACTAGGTATGCCAGCGCTAGGCATGGTGGGAGCGGGCTGGTCTAGCCTTATTTCACGAGTGATTATGGCTATTGCGATGGTGACGTTTGTATTGAGCTATAAGCGGTTGCGCAGATACGTGATGCTATGGTCCAAGATCAAAATTCGTGGGTTTGTAATGCGACGCATATTGGGTATCGGCGTGCCATCTGGCTTACAATATATCTTTGAAATAGGAGCCTTTAGCATGGCGGCAGTCATGGTGGGTTGGATTGGAGCCGAAGCGCTAGCCGCACATCAGATCGCACTTAATCTGTCGGCGATCACTTATATGACAGCTACAGGTATCTCTGCCGCAGGCGCCATACGTACGGGCAATCAACTGGGGAGAAAGGACTATCGGACGCTACGTACAGCAGGCATGACTTGTTTTGCTATGGCTGCAGTGATGATGGCTTTCTTTGGTACGGGGTTTATTTTTGGAAATACCTATTTGCCTACGTGGTACATCAATGATCCTGATGTGATCCAAATGGCTGGAAGCCTATTGATTATAGCTGCATTTTTTCAGATTTCTGATGGTGTGCAGGCGGTGGGTTTGGGAGTGCTGAGAGGGATTGCCGATGTGAAAGTGCCTACTTTGGTGACACTTTTCGCTTACTGGCTTATGGCTATTCCCTTGGGCTATTTATTTGGGATATATTTGGGCTGGGGAGCCAAAGGCATATGGGTGGCTTTGCTCATTGGGCTGACACTGGCGGCTGTCTTGCATTTGGCAAGATTCCATGTGCTATCAAAGCGGTATATAATTAAAAACCAGTGA